In a single window of the Arthrobacter sp. StoSoilA2 genome:
- a CDS encoding MFS transporter: MDTTQSVVEKSAIKKVAIRLVPFVALMFFINYLDRTAISFAGPNGMNNDLALSAAQFGFASGVFFIGYILLEVPSNLALHKFGARRWLARIMVSWGIVSLLFTWVGNVEQLYILRFILGVAEAGFFPGAILFLSLWVPSKHRSKILALFYLAQPLTTVIGAPLAGALIQQHGVFFGLEGWRFMFFGVAIPAIVIGIIAWFYLADSPAKAKWLTSEEKTWLTGALEKEKAQTAASNKHVSVRTVFGNGRVWMLSLIYFGFIYGLYALGFFLPTIIAGFEGLYGTKFDVFQKGLITAIPYLPAAFALYFWSKDATKRGVKTWHIALPALIGGVSIPLALFAGSPAATIAVITITAMSIFAALPNFWTVPTQFLTGAAAAAGIALINTVGNLAGFSAGYITGWLKDLTGGYTVPMFVVGGFMLLSSILMVTLSRQRRSSDGIPAEALDPAGAGHHAEP; the protein is encoded by the coding sequence ACCTTGACCGCACGGCCATCTCCTTTGCCGGCCCTAACGGCATGAACAACGATTTGGCACTCTCTGCGGCCCAGTTCGGCTTCGCATCCGGAGTTTTCTTCATCGGCTACATCCTTCTCGAAGTCCCCAGCAACCTGGCCCTCCACAAATTCGGCGCCCGCCGCTGGCTGGCACGCATCATGGTCAGCTGGGGCATCGTGTCCCTGCTTTTCACCTGGGTAGGAAACGTTGAGCAGCTGTACATCCTGCGTTTCATCCTGGGTGTTGCCGAAGCCGGCTTCTTTCCCGGCGCCATCCTCTTCCTGAGCCTCTGGGTTCCGTCCAAGCACCGCAGCAAGATCCTTGCCCTCTTCTACTTGGCACAGCCACTCACCACTGTGATCGGCGCCCCGCTTGCCGGAGCTTTGATCCAGCAGCACGGCGTGTTCTTCGGCCTCGAGGGCTGGCGCTTCATGTTCTTCGGTGTAGCCATTCCGGCAATCGTCATCGGCATCATCGCCTGGTTCTACCTGGCGGACTCCCCCGCCAAGGCCAAGTGGCTGACATCCGAGGAAAAGACCTGGCTGACCGGCGCCCTGGAAAAGGAGAAGGCCCAGACCGCCGCAAGCAACAAGCACGTCAGCGTCCGCACCGTATTCGGCAACGGCCGCGTCTGGATGCTCTCCCTGATCTACTTCGGATTCATCTACGGCCTGTACGCCCTGGGCTTCTTCCTGCCGACCATCATCGCCGGCTTCGAAGGCCTCTACGGCACCAAGTTCGATGTCTTCCAGAAGGGCCTTATCACGGCCATCCCGTACCTGCCGGCAGCGTTTGCCCTGTACTTCTGGTCCAAGGACGCCACAAAGCGCGGCGTAAAGACCTGGCACATCGCCCTTCCGGCCCTCATTGGCGGTGTCAGCATCCCGCTGGCGCTGTTCGCCGGATCCCCCGCGGCAACGATTGCCGTCATCACCATCACGGCCATGTCCATCTTCGCGGCACTGCCCAACTTCTGGACGGTTCCCACCCAGTTCCTTACAGGTGCAGCGGCCGCCGCAGGCATCGCACTGATCAACACGGTGGGCAACCTGGCAGGTTTCAGCGCCGGATACATCACGGGCTGGCTCAAGGACCTGACCGGCGGCTACACGGTACCCATGTTCGTCGTCGGAGGCTTCATGTTGCTCTCCTCGATCCTCATGGTCACCCTCAGCCGCCAGCGTAGGTCCAGCGACGGCATCCCCGCCGAGGCCCTGGACCCCGCAGGCGCCGGCCACCACGCGGAGCCGTAA